In Ruminiclostridium papyrosolvens DSM 2782, the following proteins share a genomic window:
- a CDS encoding SGNH/GDSL hydrolase family protein — MIRKLSKLIYSVLVFCLILCSCISYGSTKEVNHWISAWNVSTTNFTRLKSFGLFNYNNRTIRTIVTSSFSGTKERIKFSNEYGTEPLSIGAVSVSLVNSDGTLKNQTNKSLTFNGKKAVNVKKGAFVWSDPVEINIKVLDKIAVSTYFPKGIKEVTGGCGGVETYFSQKGNHINSSNTKKDYKLEVMSGFPNICPFLSSIEVSTSESNGSILAFGDSITTLSWPEYFIKELKDNNINNLSVFREAIAGNRILHDTVSDMMGIFGVAGISRFEKAITNHEGVGYVIVLEGINDIMSTGPGGTSPASEFASADQITAGLQRYIDIAHKHRLKIYGATIMPFKGYTTYTDEEETRRQEVNNWIRNSGKFDAVIDFDKTTLDFKNPAKLKLKYDSGDHIHPNDAGGEAMAKSIDLKLFK; from the coding sequence TTGATAAGGAAACTAAGTAAATTGATTTATTCGGTATTAGTTTTTTGTTTGATTTTATGCTCTTGTATTTCCTACGGAAGCACAAAAGAAGTAAATCACTGGATTAGTGCGTGGAATGTAAGTACAACTAATTTTACTCGGCTTAAATCTTTTGGATTATTTAATTATAATAATCGAACTATTAGAACAATAGTAACATCAAGTTTTAGCGGTACTAAAGAAAGAATCAAGTTTTCTAATGAGTATGGAACCGAACCGCTTAGTATTGGAGCTGTATCAGTTTCACTTGTAAATTCTGATGGAACTCTCAAGAATCAAACAAATAAATCTCTTACTTTCAATGGGAAAAAAGCAGTTAATGTAAAAAAAGGAGCTTTCGTTTGGAGTGATCCGGTTGAAATAAATATTAAGGTACTGGATAAGATAGCAGTAAGTACGTACTTTCCAAAAGGAATTAAGGAAGTAACCGGAGGTTGTGGGGGAGTGGAGACTTATTTTTCGCAAAAAGGAAATCATATTAACTCTAGCAACACAAAAAAAGATTATAAACTTGAAGTTATGAGTGGATTTCCGAATATTTGCCCGTTTTTATCGTCAATAGAAGTGAGTACTTCTGAGAGTAATGGCTCTATCTTAGCTTTTGGCGATTCAATAACTACTCTTTCTTGGCCTGAGTATTTTATCAAAGAGTTAAAGGATAATAACATAAATAATCTTTCAGTATTCAGAGAGGCTATCGCGGGAAACAGAATTTTGCATGATACGGTTAGCGACATGATGGGAATATTTGGAGTTGCAGGAATATCAAGATTTGAAAAAGCTATTACTAATCATGAAGGTGTTGGGTATGTAATTGTTTTAGAGGGAATAAATGATATAATGTCCACAGGCCCCGGTGGAACATCTCCAGCTTCTGAATTTGCAAGTGCAGATCAAATAACAGCAGGATTGCAACGATATATTGATATAGCTCATAAACATAGACTAAAAATATATGGAGCAACAATAATGCCGTTTAAAGGATATACTACATATACCGATGAAGAAGAAACCAGACGCCAAGAAGTAAATAACTGGATTAGAAACAGTGGAAAGTTTGATGCAGTAATAGACTTTGACAAAACAACTTTAGATTTTAAGAATCCTGCAAAACTAAAACTAAAATATGATTCAGGAGATCATATTCATCCAAATGATGCAGGTGGAGAAGCTATGGCGAAATCCATTGATTTAAAACTATTTAAATAG
- a CDS encoding B12-binding domain-containing radical SAM protein — protein sequence MKVLLVQPPVFGLTVKSRIIEPLALEILAATIKDEHTVKILDLRIEDKFDDDISDFNPDVIGFTCYICQVNFVKKYIKAAKKIKPDVKVIVGGEQPTHAPEDFNWPEVDYISMGDGDCSFPSLIQCIAKQDRDILSIPGVVTVNNGKLIFGAKKEIIHDLSVSPIPARELTQKYRSFYKFAGWDDLASISTSRGCMCRCNFCTIWKIRDGITAHFPIERVITELKMINEKNIYLCEAHSFQDINYMERLYDEIVKNNIHKNYMAYVRVNTAVKFIDLLRKWTGIGLKRVFIGIETVTNDRLNGFNKASSSSLNETAVNLLHDAGIEIMSSFIVDLDFDENDFKVLGEWVKKMNLTMPVYNIITPLPGNDLYENNRELLKDVPYEYFDFNHALLETKLPKEEFYKHLAQLYRDTYSNELSDYVKNKLEYTEEKMKKRKMTGELLARNIEMNNI from the coding sequence TTGAAAGTTCTATTAGTTCAACCGCCTGTATTTGGGTTAACAGTTAAAAGTAGAATAATTGAACCGCTTGCATTGGAGATATTGGCGGCTACAATTAAGGACGAGCATACCGTAAAAATATTGGACTTAAGAATTGAAGATAAATTTGATGACGATATATCTGATTTTAATCCTGACGTTATTGGATTTACTTGCTATATATGTCAAGTTAACTTTGTTAAAAAGTATATCAAGGCAGCAAAGAAAATTAAGCCTGATGTTAAAGTAATTGTAGGTGGAGAACAACCAACACATGCCCCAGAGGATTTCAACTGGCCTGAAGTCGACTATATTTCAATGGGAGATGGGGATTGCAGTTTTCCAAGCCTTATACAATGTATTGCTAAACAAGACAGAGATATACTTTCAATACCAGGTGTAGTTACTGTAAATAATGGTAAACTAATCTTTGGTGCAAAAAAGGAAATTATTCATGATTTAAGTGTAAGTCCAATTCCTGCTAGAGAATTGACGCAAAAATACCGTTCATTTTACAAATTTGCAGGATGGGATGATTTAGCATCGATTTCTACTTCAAGAGGATGTATGTGTCGTTGTAATTTTTGTACTATATGGAAAATAAGGGATGGTATAACAGCCCACTTCCCTATAGAGCGTGTTATTACAGAGCTTAAAATGATAAATGAAAAAAACATATATCTATGTGAGGCACATTCATTTCAAGATATAAATTACATGGAGAGGCTATATGATGAAATAGTAAAAAACAATATTCATAAAAATTATATGGCGTATGTAAGGGTAAACACAGCGGTAAAATTTATTGACCTTTTGAGGAAGTGGACAGGAATAGGGTTGAAGAGAGTTTTTATTGGCATTGAAACAGTAACAAACGATAGATTAAATGGCTTCAATAAAGCTTCAAGCAGTTCTTTAAATGAAACGGCTGTAAATCTTCTTCATGATGCAGGTATAGAGATTATGTCAAGCTTTATTGTGGATTTAGATTTCGACGAAAATGATTTTAAGGTATTGGGGGAATGGGTTAAAAAGATGAATTTAACAATGCCTGTTTATAATATTATAACTCCGCTTCCCGGGAACGACTTGTATGAAAACAATAGGGAGCTGTTAAAGGATGTTCCATATGAATACTTTGATTTTAATCATGCGTTACTGGAAACAAAACTACCTAAAGAAGAATTCTATAAGCATCTAGCACAGTTATATAGAGATACATATAGTAATGAACTATCTGATTATGTTAAAAATAAGCTTGAATACACTGAAGAAAAGATGAAAAAACGAAAGATGACAGGGGAGCTACTGGCAAGAAACATAGAAATGAATAATATATAG
- a CDS encoding class I adenylate-forming enzyme family protein, which yields MNSDILNFWKGHDPGRIAFEHDGYKITYNNLAGNIAKRVTYFQQIGIREFDHVALSISDQMDYIEMFLALWCINATIIPIDFQISPSNFWKIIKESDTHYLITNNIKYFNEIKRYDFQNHNLKKVVLIGENKIEVTDVNFDENKISWLAEQKNTENSGFFILFTSGTSGDSKGVVLKKESFINNVHKVISYTELQDTDILLMTLPLSYSFALSQVCAHLIVGGKIILSVNNVYNSLTLFDIKEKKVTNYSATPYFYETLVKELEAKKEAMDVGNLRFFMNAGGYINPTIIEEIVKRFSSVTFYNNYGQTEACPRISYNRFDINTTDFKGVGKPLAGVEVKILGDDGMEVENNTIGEIVYKSEDLMLGYYKKNVLDSDQYFLSGDLGYISNSNLVIVGRKDSILKINGRKVYKNYIENSIFELPYVSNVKLKKERHSIYGEYFCAYVVPKDSDDNHTIIDKIYEFCKKNFNSYERPKKIVICKEIGLSSNKKVQLRL from the coding sequence ATGAATTCTGATATTTTAAATTTTTGGAAGGGACATGACCCCGGCAGGATAGCCTTTGAACATGATGGATACAAAATAACCTATAATAATTTAGCTGGAAATATTGCAAAAAGAGTAACTTACTTTCAGCAAATTGGAATTCGAGAATTTGATCATGTTGCCTTATCAATAAGCGATCAAATGGATTACATTGAAATGTTTTTAGCTTTATGGTGTATTAATGCGACTATTATACCTATTGATTTTCAAATAAGTCCATCAAATTTTTGGAAAATCATAAAGGAGTCAGATACACACTATCTCATTACAAATAATATTAAATATTTCAATGAGATAAAAAGATATGATTTTCAAAATCATAATTTAAAAAAAGTTGTTTTGATAGGAGAAAATAAAATTGAAGTCACCGATGTGAATTTTGATGAAAATAAAATTTCGTGGCTGGCAGAGCAAAAAAATACTGAAAACTCCGGGTTTTTTATTCTATTTACTTCAGGTACGAGCGGTGACAGTAAGGGTGTTGTTTTAAAGAAGGAGTCATTTATAAATAATGTACATAAGGTCATTTCATACACTGAACTTCAAGATACAGATATTTTGCTTATGACATTACCTTTATCATATTCTTTTGCACTATCTCAAGTTTGTGCCCATTTAATTGTTGGCGGAAAAATTATTTTAAGCGTAAACAATGTTTATAATTCTCTTACTCTATTTGATATAAAAGAGAAAAAAGTTACTAATTATTCCGCAACTCCATATTTTTATGAAACTTTAGTGAAAGAATTAGAGGCAAAAAAGGAAGCAATGGATGTAGGCAATTTGAGATTTTTTATGAATGCCGGTGGATACATAAACCCCACTATAATAGAAGAGATTGTAAAAAGGTTCTCTTCCGTTACTTTTTATAATAATTACGGTCAGACTGAAGCATGTCCCAGAATAAGTTACAACAGATTTGATATAAATACTACAGATTTTAAGGGAGTTGGGAAACCTTTAGCTGGTGTTGAAGTGAAGATATTAGGTGACGATGGAATGGAAGTTGAAAATAATACTATTGGAGAAATTGTCTATAAATCTGAGGATTTAATGCTCGGTTATTACAAAAAAAATGTTTTGGACTCAGATCAATATTTTTTATCGGGTGATTTAGGTTATATTTCTAATAGTAATCTTGTTATTGTTGGAAGAAAAGATTCAATCCTAAAAATTAATGGAAGAAAAGTATATAAAAATTATATTGAAAATTCAATTTTTGAATTGCCCTATGTTAGTAATGTAAAACTAAAAAAAGAACGGCATAGTATTTATGGTGAATATTTCTGTGCATATGTAGTACCCAAGGATTCTGATGATAATCATACAATTATAGATAAGATATATGAATTTTGCAAAAAGAATTTCAATTCATATGAAAGACCAAAGAAAATCGTGATATGTAAAGAGATTGGCTTATCAAGTAATAAAAAAGTACAGCTAAGGCTGTAG
- a CDS encoding acyl-CoA thioesterase produces the protein MKVDSIKKEKNALVNEIVKRIYYAETDAGGIVYYGNLCSYIEMGCSEWFRKFAKPLKEITSKYKLFFVMKEVNLIYLKPITYDNLITIRTCIKDIKYYSIKFYTEISVNGEVYYSGENKMVPVDINTKSPVRIPEDILSLFDNI, from the coding sequence ATGAAAGTTGATAGTATAAAAAAGGAAAAAAATGCTTTAGTAAATGAAATAGTAAAACGTATTTATTATGCGGAAACCGATGCGGGAGGAATAGTATACTATGGAAACCTGTGCTCTTATATTGAAATGGGCTGTTCTGAATGGTTTAGAAAATTTGCAAAGCCTCTTAAAGAAATAACTTCTAAATATAAATTATTTTTTGTTATGAAGGAAGTTAACTTAATTTATTTAAAACCTATAACCTATGACAACCTGATTACCATACGAACCTGTATTAAAGATATAAAATATTATTCCATAAAGTTTTATACTGAGATTTCTGTAAATGGTGAGGTTTACTATTCAGGAGAGAATAAAATGGTACCGGTGGATATCAATACAAAAAGTCCTGTTAGAATACCAGAGGATATACTATCGCTGTTTGACAATATATAG
- a CDS encoding acyl carrier protein has product MTTKSYEKEELTQKVMDLLVKASDFEKDEMSPESLLFKELAIESAETLEITFRIEQEFGISIGEGEFWNIANLIANQGMIVDGKFSEDAIKLIKDNVSITDEQIEKIKSPFEIYDYIKIQDLINYLAKKIKF; this is encoded by the coding sequence ATGACTACTAAAAGTTACGAAAAAGAAGAATTGACACAGAAGGTTATGGATTTGTTGGTAAAGGCTTCTGACTTTGAAAAGGACGAAATGAGTCCTGAGAGTTTATTGTTCAAGGAACTAGCTATAGAATCAGCTGAAACTTTGGAAATAACCTTCAGAATAGAACAGGAATTTGGAATATCCATTGGCGAAGGTGAGTTTTGGAACATTGCAAATTTAATAGCTAACCAAGGTATGATTGTGGATGGTAAATTTTCTGAGGATGCAATTAAACTAATCAAGGATAATGTGTCAATTACGGATGAACAAATTGAAAAAATAAAAAGTCCCTTTGAAATTTATGACTATATTAAAATACAAGATTTAATTAACTATCTTGCAAAGAAAATCAAATTTTAA